One part of the Rutidosis leptorrhynchoides isolate AG116_Rl617_1_P2 chromosome 1, CSIRO_AGI_Rlap_v1, whole genome shotgun sequence genome encodes these proteins:
- the LOC139885091 gene encoding fumarylacetoacetase, producing the protein MALTTFVQVKPDSHFSIHNLPFGIFKHAGNATPMPGVAIGDYVLDLSAIHSAGLFPGPLLSDSDCFHQPNLNKFLELGRPAWKEARAILQKLLSSDETALQNNASLRQKALLPMDEVEMLLPIAIGDYTDFFSSMHHAKNCGTIFRGPQNPITPNWFHLPIAYHGRASSVVISGTDIIRPRGQCHPAGDSPPYFGPTKKLDFELEMAAVVGPGNDFGKPIDVNEAADHIFGVVLMNDWSARDIQAWEYVPLGPFLGKSFGTTVSPWIVTLDALEPFACDAPTQIPQPLPYLTEKISKNYDISLEVRVKPAGQEDSFTVTKSNFSHLYWTLTQQLAHHTVNGCNLRPGDLLGTGTISGPEPDSLGCLLELTWNGAKELSLGKITRKFLEDGDEVIISGCCKGNGYNVGFGTCSGKILPSLP; encoded by the exons ATGGCGTTGACTACTTTTGTTCAAGTCAAACCGGACTCACACTTCTCCATACACAACCTTCCGTTTGGTATTTTCAAGCATGCCGGAAATGCTACTCCGATGCCCGGCGTTGCAATCGGAGATTACGTTCTCGATCTCTCAGCGATTCATTCTGCCGGTTTGTTTCCCGGTCCATTACTTTCCGATTCAGATTGCTTCCATCAG CCAAATTTGAACAAGTTTCTGGAACTGGGAAGACCAGCTTGGAAGGAAGCTCGTGCTATACTTCAAAAGCTATTATCAT CTGATGAAACAGCTCTGCAAAACAATGCAAGTTTGAGGCAGAAGGCCCTTTTGCCTATG GATGAGGTAGAAATGCTTCTTCCTATTGCTATAGGAGACTACACAGACTTCTTTTCATCCATGCATCATGCTAAGAATTGTGGGACCATATTTAGGGGGCCGCAGAACCCAATCACTCCCAACTG GTTCCACCTTCCCATTGCATATCATGGAAGAGCGTCATCTGTTGTTATATCTGGCACTGATATTATTAGACCCAG AGGCCAATGTCATCCAGCTGGCGACTCTCCACCATATTTTGGGCCTACGAAAAAACTGGACTTTGAGCTAGAAATG GCTGCTGTAGTTGGACCAGGAAATGACTTTGGAAAGCCTATAGATGTGAACGAGGCTGCAGATCACATTTTTGGAGTTGTGCTAATGAATGACTGGAGTG CCAGAGATATTCAGGCATGGGAGTATGTGCCTCTTGGTCCTTTTCTTGGGAAAAGTTTTG GGACGACTGTATCCCCTTGGATCGTGACTCTAGATGCTTTGGAACCATTTGCTTGTGATGCTCCCACTCAG ATTCCTCAGCCTTTGCCATACCTTACAGAAAAAATATCCAAGAACTACGATATTTCTTTGGAG GTAAGGGTTAAACCAGCAGGACAAGAAGACTCATTCACTGTCACAAAGAGCAATTTCAGTCACTT GTACTGGACGCTTACTCAACAGCTAGCTCACCATACTGTAAATGGTTGTAATTTGAGGCCTGGAGATCTTCTTGGAACCGGTACAATAAGTGGACCT GAACCTGATTCTTTGGGATGTTTGCTAGAGTTAACATGGAATGGAGCGAAGGAATTGTCCCTTGGTAAAATAACTCGTAAATTTTTGGAAGATGGAGACGAAGTTATTATCAGTGGCTGCTGCAAG GGAAATGGTTACAATGTCGGATTTGGTACATGCTCAGGGAAGATCCTCCCATCTTTGCCATAA